A genomic window from Leptospira broomii serovar Hurstbridge str. 5399 includes:
- a CDS encoding class II aldolase/adducin family protein — protein MKNLGFKAVRASIVAASRKLADLGFFAGIGGNLAVRVDPELMAVTPSASDYYSMKDEDICILRIKDLKLVEGNKHPTTESGMHAAFLTRRPDLQVSLHTHQPLASAVTLLGIDMPIEGAEARASLGASLRLVSYAPSGTIFLVNAFKKKIRKDTNGYLLRNHGIVCGAKSIDRAIENVLLAEKQSANFLRSRIKNNLSFSEISPLVVHQALSIL, from the coding sequence CTCCAGGAAGCTAGCCGATCTCGGTTTTTTTGCGGGTATCGGGGGAAACTTGGCCGTAAGGGTCGACCCCGAACTTATGGCCGTTACTCCATCTGCTTCCGACTATTACAGTATGAAAGATGAGGATATATGTATTCTCCGAATCAAAGATTTGAAATTAGTAGAAGGCAATAAACATCCTACGACCGAAAGCGGAATGCACGCGGCTTTTTTAACTCGCAGACCTGATTTGCAAGTAAGTCTACATACCCACCAACCTCTAGCCAGCGCAGTTACTTTACTCGGAATTGACATGCCCATCGAAGGTGCGGAAGCACGTGCAAGTCTTGGCGCATCCTTACGCCTCGTCTCCTATGCGCCTTCCGGAACTATATTTCTAGTCAACGCGTTTAAGAAAAAAATACGAAAGGATACGAATGGATATCTCTTACGAAACCACGGCATAGTTTGCGGGGCAAAATCTATAGACCGGGCGATCGAGAATGTTCTGCTAGCGGAAAAACAATCCGCAAACTTCCTTCGTTCCCGTATAAAGAATAATCTGAGCTTCTCGGAAATTTCCCCCCTTGTTGTTCATCAGGCACTTTCAATCCTGTAG